A window of the Desulfobacula toluolica Tol2 genome harbors these coding sequences:
- the mfd gene encoding transcription-repair coupling factor gives MSNHIIKEIQATDNNVVIIPTDGSHKACLISQLFNDSNDSIVVILSDTKKALGFLDELNFFLPDKKDHIVFFPGYHILPFKSLAYHRETSTNRLAALSKIMDSVFHPLIIVTVVETILQKLIPKKSLNEFAELVIANEEIDRDELILKLESGGYTKTSLVEDPGEYSVRGGILDVFSPGEKYPVRIEFFGDLVESIRYFSPFTQRGVKEIYETVIIPATEAVVSKENLPHILARLRQAGNIAGLDAPKVRGYVNETREFGRFPGIESMLSIIYDDLDTFFDYIPENSRLLLDVPDELEFCAMDFESKAFFNYKTTASESRLCVEPDSIYLKWDKIKSLIQSKKHTSFKLFDPAVMPLNEARQTTFSFDYQDNTEICSMLKREGTKDNPLRPLVDWFNDHIENYRKVFCVLSQESQSKRLLSLLQPYGIKPEPCQAFPLAMKQKPGIYYLFGNVSSGFVLKHEDLALVTENEIFGKKRIRRQKPVRQDLKTQFITPEELKNGDIVVHIEHGVGQYEGLCSLSVNGISQDFILILYQDKDKLYLPVDRIEMIGKYIGVDGYTPVLDKIGSKAWIKSKAKAKEEVEKLAADLLNLYAKRKVNNGFSFSRPDNYYNDFEAAFPYEETRDQLKAIDDVHLDMESEIPMDRLVCGDVGYGKTEVAIRAAFKAVNDAKQVAVVVPTTILAEQHLSTFRERFAQYPVHIECLSRFRTRKEQARIIKAIRSGLVDIVIGTHRLLQKDIDFKSLGLLVIDEEQRFGVKHKEALKKKRSSVDVLALTATPIPRTLHMSLTGMRDISVITTPPADRQPIISYISKYEDPIVKDAVKRELSRNGQIFFVHNNIKTIFKVSQNLEKLVPEARIAVAHGRLSETELEKVMLKFVNLEIDVLVCTTIIESGLDIPSANTMIINKAEHFGLSQIYQLRGRIGRGDHQAYAYLFVSDESRLTKDAKKRLAALMEYKDLGSGFQIAMKDLQIRGAGTALGASQSGHIAAVGYDMFLKLLDQAVHDLKGEDNIEPLEPEINASMSSGFPDDYIESVEQRLTVYRRLSRITMVSDISDMKKELTDRYGKLPKEAENMLLKIMLRVYCIKAGVQRLDISPNILTLAFSEKHMKRPLDELNTALKGMVRYEFVKKDSIRIQLGRKRNNISKALLETRNILKAIS, from the coding sequence ATGTCAAATCATATAATCAAAGAAATTCAAGCCACGGACAATAATGTGGTTATCATTCCGACAGACGGATCTCATAAGGCTTGTTTGATATCTCAATTGTTTAATGACTCAAATGATTCAATTGTTGTTATTTTAAGTGATACAAAAAAGGCGCTGGGCTTTTTAGATGAACTGAATTTTTTTTTGCCGGATAAAAAAGACCATATTGTTTTTTTTCCAGGATATCATATCCTGCCGTTTAAATCCCTGGCCTACCATAGAGAAACATCTACAAACCGGCTTGCAGCGTTGTCAAAAATCATGGATTCGGTTTTTCATCCGTTAATTATAGTAACGGTTGTGGAAACAATTTTGCAAAAGCTGATTCCTAAAAAAAGCCTGAATGAATTTGCAGAATTGGTGATTGCCAATGAAGAAATTGACAGGGATGAATTGATTTTAAAACTTGAGTCCGGTGGCTATACCAAAACCTCTCTTGTGGAAGATCCTGGAGAATATTCCGTCCGGGGCGGTATTCTGGATGTGTTTTCTCCGGGAGAAAAATATCCGGTTCGAATTGAATTTTTCGGGGATTTGGTAGAATCCATCCGCTATTTTTCTCCATTTACCCAAAGAGGGGTTAAAGAAATTTATGAGACCGTCATTATCCCGGCAACCGAAGCTGTCGTCAGCAAAGAAAATTTGCCCCATATCCTTGCACGTCTCAGGCAGGCCGGAAATATTGCAGGTCTTGATGCACCAAAAGTCAGAGGGTATGTGAATGAAACCAGGGAATTTGGAAGATTTCCTGGTATTGAAAGCATGCTGTCCATTATTTATGATGATTTAGATACGTTTTTTGATTATATTCCTGAAAACAGTCGTTTACTGCTTGATGTTCCTGACGAACTTGAATTTTGCGCAATGGATTTTGAAAGTAAAGCATTTTTCAATTACAAAACAACTGCATCCGAGAGCAGGCTTTGTGTTGAACCTGATTCCATTTACTTGAAATGGGATAAAATAAAGTCTCTTATTCAGTCAAAAAAGCATACATCATTTAAGCTGTTTGATCCTGCCGTTATGCCTTTAAATGAAGCCCGTCAAACAACATTCTCATTTGATTACCAGGATAATACAGAGATTTGTTCAATGCTGAAAAGGGAAGGTACCAAAGATAATCCTTTAAGGCCCCTGGTAGACTGGTTTAACGATCATATTGAAAATTACAGAAAAGTTTTTTGTGTTCTCAGTCAAGAGTCACAATCCAAACGGTTGCTTTCGCTATTGCAACCCTATGGAATAAAACCCGAACCGTGTCAAGCATTTCCCCTGGCAATGAAACAAAAACCAGGGATTTATTATTTGTTCGGAAATGTATCCTCAGGATTTGTCCTGAAACACGAAGATCTGGCACTTGTAACTGAAAATGAAATTTTCGGCAAAAAAAGAATTCGCAGGCAAAAGCCGGTCAGACAAGATTTGAAAACCCAGTTTATCACGCCGGAAGAGTTGAAAAATGGAGATATTGTTGTCCATATTGAGCATGGAGTCGGACAATACGAGGGATTATGCAGTTTAAGCGTAAATGGTATCTCTCAGGATTTTATTCTCATTCTTTACCAGGATAAAGATAAGCTATATTTGCCGGTTGATCGTATTGAAATGATTGGCAAATATATTGGCGTGGACGGGTATACGCCGGTTCTGGATAAAATCGGTTCCAAAGCCTGGATAAAATCAAAAGCCAAAGCCAAGGAAGAAGTTGAAAAACTGGCTGCTGATCTTTTAAATCTGTATGCAAAAAGAAAAGTGAATAACGGATTTTCATTTTCCAGGCCTGATAATTATTACAATGATTTTGAAGCTGCGTTTCCTTATGAAGAGACCCGTGACCAGTTAAAGGCTATTGATGATGTGCATTTGGATATGGAGTCCGAGATTCCAATGGACCGGCTGGTTTGCGGAGATGTGGGGTACGGCAAAACAGAAGTTGCCATCCGGGCAGCGTTTAAAGCGGTAAACGATGCTAAACAAGTGGCGGTTGTGGTGCCCACCACCATATTGGCAGAACAGCATCTGTCAACATTCAGGGAGCGGTTTGCCCAATATCCTGTTCATATTGAATGCCTGTCAAGGTTTCGAACTCGAAAAGAGCAGGCAAGAATAATCAAGGCAATTCGTTCCGGTCTTGTGGATATTGTTATTGGAACCCACAGGCTGCTGCAAAAAGACATTGATTTTAAATCCCTGGGACTTTTGGTGATTGATGAGGAACAGCGGTTTGGCGTAAAGCATAAAGAAGCATTGAAAAAAAAGCGCAGTTCCGTGGATGTCCTTGCCTTGACCGCTACACCCATTCCCAGGACCCTTCATATGTCTTTGACCGGAATGAGGGATATTAGCGTGATCACAACTCCCCCTGCAGACAGGCAGCCGATCATATCCTATATTTCAAAATATGAAGATCCAATTGTTAAGGATGCCGTTAAAAGAGAATTGTCAAGAAACGGCCAGATATTTTTTGTGCATAATAACATCAAGACTATTTTCAAGGTCTCACAAAATCTGGAAAAACTTGTTCCTGAAGCCAGGATTGCCGTAGCTCACGGAAGGCTTTCGGAAACCGAACTTGAAAAGGTGATGCTCAAGTTTGTGAATCTTGAAATTGATGTTCTCGTATGCACAACCATTATTGAATCCGGTCTTGATATTCCTTCGGCCAATACCATGATTATCAACAAAGCCGAACACTTCGGACTTTCTCAGATATATCAGTTAAGAGGAAGAATCGGAAGAGGGGATCATCAGGCCTATGCCTATCTGTTTGTTTCAGATGAGAGCAGATTGACAAAGGATGCAAAGAAAAGGTTGGCAGCCTTGATGGAATACAAAGATTTGGGTTCAGGATTTCAAATCGCGATGAAAGATCTGCAGATACGTGGTGCTGGAACGGCCCTTGGTGCATCTCAATCAGGACATATAGCGGCCGTTGGGTATGACATGTTTTTAAAATTGCTGGATCAGGCTGTTCATGATCTGAAAGGGGAAGACAACATTGAACCTTTAGAGCCTGAAATCAATGCGTCCATGTCATCGGGGTTCCCGGATGATTACATAGAGTCTGTTGAACAGCGGTTAACCGTATACAGGCGGTTATCAAGGATTACCATGGTTTCAGATATCTCAGATATGAAAAAAGAACTGACAGACCGGTATGGGAAACTGCCCAAAGAAGCTGAAAATATGCTCTTAAAAATCATGCTGAGGGTTTATTGTATAAAGGCAGGTGTTCAGAGGCTTGATATTTCACCCAACATATTAACCCTTGCCTTTTCTGAAAAACATATGAAAAGACCTCTGGATGAATTAAATACAGCTTTAAAGGGTATGGTTCGTTATGAATTTGTCAAAAAAGACAGCATTCGAATTCAGTTGGGAAGAAAAAGGAATAATATTTCCAAAGCACTTTTAGAAACCAGGAATATCCTCAAAGCGATATCCTGA
- a CDS encoding serine protein kinase PrkA: MEINASKKTSVDQTLDLLDKNITDYQRLKPVPFEEFLNILNAKPSHILRNIFQAFHDMIKCYVDESEDTISRDVDKLTFTNYDCSRLFVEDSENPYFTDMLFANRFMKQMEYLRHGAQQNRIYIFYGPHGCGKSTFLNNLLKKFEMYANTEEGLRYEIVWRLDIKKLQDKDKSLSISAFEKLIQYVEKGEDTGSKRDSNEKIFIPKNADYIEVPCISHDNPFLAIPKEQRRIVLDELIKNDEFKWRLFTEKEYEWVFKEEVCTICSSIYHSLLERLGNPSEVFKMLYARPYYFNRRLGNGISVFNPGDRPLKMNTLSNEMLQNRINSLFQDSNVINYLYSRFAKINNGIYALMDIKSHNIDRMVELHNIISEGLHKVEDIEERVDSLFFALMNPEDKRSIRDFPSFEDRIQYIDIPYVLDVKTEVKIYNNIFGRHIEGSFLPMVLDNFARIIICTRIGKKSLALAEWIKDPLKYKNFCDEQLMLLKMELFSGNIPKWLKEDDIKSLDNKMLKKIIAESEIYGKEGLSGRDSIKIFDRFYSKYAKEDRLINMPDLCTFFNKLNDQVKRMIPHQFLESLLRMYDYSVLQQVKESLYYYNEEQIAKDIKNYISAVTNEFDSVVKCIFTKEEIHVTEAFLESIENRLLSEDMDKKRRQEIRNDVLKEYTTRTLTQEIMIEGKNITETRLFESLYDRYVHNLKKRVLEPFIENENFRNAIKDFDTDKYKAHDKRIKKDVKFLLDNMSRKFGYSTKGANEACIYVIDNDLANKFK, translated from the coding sequence ATGGAAATAAACGCTTCAAAAAAAACATCTGTGGACCAAACCCTTGATCTGCTTGATAAAAATATAACAGATTACCAACGGCTGAAGCCTGTTCCGTTTGAAGAATTTTTAAACATTTTAAATGCCAAGCCTTCTCATATTTTAAGAAATATTTTTCAGGCCTTCCATGACATGATCAAGTGCTATGTTGATGAATCAGAAGACACCATCTCAAGGGATGTTGATAAGCTGACCTTTACAAATTATGATTGTTCACGGCTGTTTGTTGAAGATTCTGAAAATCCCTATTTCACGGACATGTTGTTTGCCAACCGATTTATGAAACAAATGGAGTATTTACGGCACGGGGCCCAGCAGAACAGGATATATATCTTTTATGGACCCCATGGTTGCGGAAAAAGTACATTTTTAAATAATTTATTAAAAAAGTTTGAAATGTATGCCAATACGGAAGAAGGCCTCAGGTATGAAATTGTATGGCGCCTGGATATAAAAAAACTTCAGGACAAAGACAAATCTTTGTCCATATCAGCCTTTGAAAAACTGATTCAATATGTTGAAAAAGGAGAAGATACAGGATCGAAACGGGATTCCAATGAAAAAATATTTATCCCTAAAAATGCCGACTATATTGAAGTACCCTGTATTTCACATGATAATCCTTTTCTGGCCATACCCAAAGAACAAAGGCGGATAGTTCTGGATGAACTCATTAAAAATGATGAATTCAAATGGCGCCTTTTCACGGAAAAAGAGTATGAATGGGTTTTTAAAGAAGAAGTTTGCACCATTTGTTCTTCGATTTATCATTCTTTGCTGGAACGATTGGGAAATCCTTCGGAAGTGTTTAAAATGCTGTATGCCAGACCTTACTATTTTAACCGTCGTCTTGGAAACGGCATAAGTGTTTTTAATCCAGGTGACAGGCCTTTGAAAATGAATACGCTTTCAAACGAGATGCTTCAAAACAGGATCAACAGCCTTTTTCAGGACAGCAATGTTATCAATTACCTGTATTCAAGGTTTGCGAAAATCAATAACGGGATTTATGCGCTCATGGATATTAAATCCCATAATATTGATCGAATGGTTGAACTTCATAATATCATCTCTGAAGGGCTTCATAAAGTTGAAGATATTGAAGAAAGAGTGGATTCATTGTTTTTTGCCTTGATGAATCCTGAGGATAAACGAAGTATTCGTGATTTCCCGTCATTTGAAGACAGGATCCAATATATTGATATTCCTTATGTTCTTGATGTGAAAACTGAAGTTAAAATTTATAATAATATTTTTGGCAGGCATATTGAAGGCAGCTTTCTGCCCATGGTACTTGATAATTTTGCCAGGATTATTATCTGCACAAGAATTGGTAAAAAATCACTGGCATTGGCTGAATGGATAAAAGATCCGTTAAAATATAAAAATTTTTGTGATGAACAGCTGATGCTGTTAAAAATGGAATTGTTTTCCGGTAACATCCCAAAGTGGCTCAAAGAGGATGATATTAAATCCCTTGATAACAAGATGCTTAAAAAAATTATTGCTGAATCGGAAATATATGGAAAAGAAGGGCTGTCCGGTCGTGATTCCATTAAAATTTTTGATCGGTTTTATTCAAAATATGCCAAAGAAGACCGTTTGATTAATATGCCGGATTTGTGTACATTTTTCAATAAGCTCAATGATCAGGTAAAAAGAATGATTCCCCATCAATTTCTTGAATCTTTATTAAGAATGTATGATTACAGCGTTCTTCAGCAGGTCAAAGAATCCTTGTACTATTACAATGAAGAACAGATTGCCAAAGATATTAAAAATTATATTTCTGCTGTGACCAATGAGTTTGACTCGGTTGTAAAATGTATTTTTACAAAAGAGGAGATCCATGTAACTGAAGCCTTTCTTGAAAGCATTGAAAACAGGCTTCTTTCTGAAGATATGGATAAGAAGCGAAGACAGGAGATCCGAAATGATGTGTTAAAAGAATACACAACCCGAACCCTGACCCAGGAGATCATGATAGAGGGAAAAAATATTACGGAAACCAGGCTGTTTGAGTCTTTATATGACCGATATGTTCACAACCTTAAAAAAAGGGTGCTTGAGCCTTTTATTGAAAATGAAAATTTCAGGAATGCCATCAAAGATTTTGATACGGATAAATATAAAGCTCATGACAAAAGAATTAAAAAAGATGTGAAGTTCCTTTTGGACAATATGTCCAGAAAATTCGGATATTCAACCAAAGGGGCCAATGAGGCATGTATTTATGTGATAGATAACGATCTGGCAAACAAGTTTAAATAA
- a CDS encoding SpoVR family protein gives MELVSQHVKGIMEECKLRARDQGLKFDDETLEYIVTNRDMIELSPKVMIPTLYDYWVHDVRVLSGKGRYEAYPSNPYETVINTRPAISFYNDNNPDWLNVMIFYHVLGHIDFFQNNLFYKNTWDVDLTGQALADKRLIAQLRSEKGRWVDYAIEFSRGIDNLVGYQKELNHTIMNGTQHKLSKIDFYFDIFLQKNKKVSTHEYLKEITRFNATDNINEEFFDQVVSQYPEFDELYKKELTVKLKPELDIVEYILRHSSFLKEDENQWIKSVVQIVKNTSLYFQPQIRTKIMNEGWASYWHEYLFMRDDRICGHEIDYAKVNANVTAMPKVGLNPYALGMRLFQHIEEMEDRGCYSFDYMFLKDEFEKKKYNKRNDSGVEFILKVRENFNDFTFINTYIDQEFVTKHNLFVAGKRFDQSRMSWKYYIKSKKAEDYKDMIIDTLYHPPEIFVDRAGTKDGILYLNHKFENKPLKQDFIENTMVGIEYLWGGPVHLETSEPIKSGQPAAGYANYYDPTSHQPDEKKTEPIKWKRMVYVMENRKLHKREL, from the coding sequence ATGGAACTTGTCAGCCAACATGTCAAAGGCATAATGGAAGAATGTAAATTAAGGGCCCGGGATCAAGGGTTGAAGTTTGATGATGAAACCCTTGAATATATTGTGACCAATCGCGATATGATTGAACTCAGTCCCAAGGTCATGATACCCACGCTTTATGACTACTGGGTGCATGATGTGAGGGTGTTGTCCGGAAAGGGGAGGTATGAAGCTTACCCTTCAAATCCATATGAAACGGTCATCAATACCAGACCTGCCATTTCATTTTATAATGATAATAACCCGGACTGGCTCAATGTGATGATTTTTTATCATGTTCTCGGGCATATTGATTTTTTTCAAAATAATCTTTTCTATAAAAACACATGGGATGTTGATTTAACAGGTCAGGCATTGGCGGATAAACGTCTGATTGCCCAGCTCAGATCTGAAAAGGGCAGATGGGTTGATTATGCCATTGAATTTTCACGCGGTATTGATAATCTGGTAGGGTATCAAAAGGAACTCAACCATACGATCATGAATGGAACCCAACATAAATTGAGTAAAATAGATTTTTATTTTGATATTTTTTTACAAAAAAATAAAAAGGTTTCTACCCATGAATATTTAAAAGAGATCACACGATTTAATGCCACAGACAACATCAATGAAGAATTTTTTGATCAGGTTGTCAGCCAATATCCTGAATTTGATGAATTATATAAAAAAGAATTGACCGTTAAATTAAAACCTGAACTTGATATAGTTGAATATATTCTTCGACATTCATCGTTTTTAAAAGAAGATGAAAATCAATGGATTAAATCCGTGGTTCAAATTGTTAAAAACACCTCTTTATATTTTCAACCGCAGATTAGAACAAAAATCATGAACGAGGGGTGGGCAAGCTACTGGCATGAATATCTTTTTATGAGAGATGACAGGATCTGCGGCCATGAAATCGACTATGCCAAAGTAAATGCAAATGTAACCGCCATGCCAAAGGTCGGATTAAATCCCTATGCTCTGGGGATGAGATTGTTTCAACATATTGAAGAGATGGAAGACAGGGGATGCTATTCGTTTGATTATATGTTTTTAAAAGATGAATTTGAAAAGAAAAAATATAACAAGAGAAATGATTCAGGAGTTGAATTTATATTAAAAGTTCGTGAAAATTTTAATGATTTTACGTTCATCAATACCTATATTGATCAGGAATTTGTTACCAAGCATAACCTTTTCGTTGCTGGTAAGCGGTTTGATCAGTCCAGAATGTCCTGGAAATACTATATTAAATCCAAAAAGGCTGAAGATTACAAGGATATGATCATTGATACGCTGTATCACCCTCCTGAGATATTTGTTGATAGAGCAGGCACAAAAGATGGAATATTGTATTTGAATCATAAATTTGAAAATAAACCGTTAAAACAGGATTTTATTGAAAATACAATGGTCGGCATAGAATATTTATGGGGTGGACCTGTACACCTTGAGACCAGCGAACCTATTAAATCAGGACAGCCTGCTGCAGGCTATGCCAATTATTATGATCCTACTTCTCATCAACCAGACGAAAAAAAAACGGAACCTATCAAATGGAAAAGAATGGTGTATGTGATGGAAAACCGTAAACTTCATAAACGGGAGTTATAA
- a CDS encoding DUF444 family protein, producing the protein MITLDELLEKDKRREEDGFKRKIRIGRIVKPGTGGKDKIIIVPTTVEEKFVHDEINLNQEPGEGEPTGGTGEGEEGDIIGEQPVRPEEGEDGEEGSGEGPGEGKGSEHELESNAYELGKVLSQDFQLPNLKDKGKKRTLARYVYDLTDKNRGVGQILDKKATLKRIVETNITLGNIPDVANIDPTKFIISPQDMIYRILSREKDYESQALVFFLRDYSGSMGGKVTQTVVSQHVMLYSWLLYQYEKQVETRFILHDTEAKEVSDFYKYYSYKVAGGTKVFTAFKMVNDIVERENLARDYNIYVFHGTDGDDWDKEGKQTIVEIEKMMNYVSRIGISIVEHSYVGSKQTEVEKYLKASNLLTKHSTLIKLDVMDENSDDSRIIQGIKRLIS; encoded by the coding sequence ATGATAACCCTTGATGAACTTCTTGAAAAAGACAAAAGAAGAGAAGAAGACGGGTTTAAACGAAAAATCCGTATTGGAAGAATTGTCAAGCCTGGGACAGGTGGAAAAGATAAGATCATCATTGTCCCGACAACGGTTGAAGAAAAATTTGTTCATGATGAAATAAACCTGAATCAGGAACCAGGAGAAGGTGAACCCACCGGCGGAACAGGTGAGGGTGAAGAAGGAGATATCATTGGAGAACAACCGGTCCGTCCTGAAGAAGGAGAAGATGGAGAAGAAGGTTCAGGAGAAGGGCCAGGAGAAGGAAAGGGTAGTGAGCATGAACTTGAATCCAACGCATATGAGCTTGGCAAGGTTTTATCCCAGGATTTCCAGCTGCCTAATTTAAAAGACAAAGGGAAGAAAAGAACTCTGGCACGATATGTCTATGATCTGACCGACAAGAACAGGGGAGTAGGTCAGATTCTGGATAAAAAAGCAACATTAAAGAGGATAGTTGAAACCAATATTACCCTGGGAAATATCCCGGATGTGGCAAATATCGATCCTACAAAATTTATAATCTCACCACAGGACATGATTTACAGAATTTTATCCAGGGAGAAAGATTATGAGTCCCAGGCCCTTGTGTTTTTTTTGAGGGACTATTCTGGATCAATGGGGGGTAAAGTTACCCAGACCGTTGTTTCCCAGCATGTGATGCTGTATTCCTGGCTGTTGTACCAATACGAAAAACAGGTGGAAACCCGTTTTATCCTTCACGATACGGAAGCCAAAGAGGTGTCGGATTTTTATAAGTATTATTCCTATAAAGTTGCTGGCGGTACAAAGGTGTTTACAGCATTTAAAATGGTGAATGATATTGTAGAAAGGGAGAACTTGGCCCGGGATTATAATATTTATGTTTTTCACGGTACAGACGGAGATGACTGGGATAAGGAAGGAAAACAGACCATTGTCGAAATTGAAAAAATGATGAATTATGTTTCAAGGATCGGGATTTCCATTGTAGAACATTCTTATGTCGGGTCAAAGCAGACTGAGGTGGAAAAATATTTAAAAGCATCCAATTTGCTCACCAAACACAGTACCTTGATCAAGCTGGATGTAATGGATGAAAATTCGGATGATTCCAGAATAATTCAAGGTATAAAACGGCTTATTTCATAA
- a CDS encoding serine protein kinase PrkA codes for MVGKTDPKTLISHVDAVKKGKRVFEDAFQGVSRMILDAGIQKITVKGKSTYQFDIFSQGKKHLVGMYDEINSFVSFVKDASEGGSSREMAFVLVGEPGNGKTFFVEYLCARYREFLSIPQNRKYTFRYINLDQIGGYGKINFIESQTYEDPMILAMSLSEIKDESKELFAKKFKFTDGQIDDLYDKYRPLGACSAYILNQIREHCDNDINKMLSFVEITPVPLIESLGTITGKYPAKDKITSSAVDLMGEESIQRLLHISDSNNPYRFDLRRGALARVAGGGIHFSDEIYKNKKDLVQVYLGVIQNRMIEMDGFKWPIDTLIIATSNNSEFDSFLSEREEAPIVDRCRICYVAHNTDYKIQKTLTEYAIGTDTKRSLDSKILHHDPNLNYAASIGVVLTRLPRSDKLTPVEIMKLAAGEIAGEKSLKTLAELIDSLNQDTDITKRFGQKGLGQRNLGRAVQLLLESSETNEGQCMFALDIFNALERTVLDYVQEPADRAKFKEDLKIARGLYRERIMTEMFNAYMDEPLAIKKDVMNYVNMIIGVDAEYLGPDMMWKYKDPQTGELKALKIDERYIKNVEERLGLKTEEQRASFRNSIRKIYGQKLSVDANYDFMDNLELVKAITDVRLKSDIAGAGSLIGALANRTNEENQKLYDRMIYTMNEKLGYCRTCAQKTIEYFCSQEDDK; via the coding sequence ATGGTCGGCAAAACAGATCCGAAAACTTTAATCAGTCACGTTGATGCAGTTAAAAAAGGAAAACGAGTATTTGAAGATGCTTTTCAGGGTGTTTCCAGAATGATCCTTGATGCGGGTATTCAAAAAATTACAGTAAAAGGGAAATCAACTTATCAGTTTGATATATTCAGTCAGGGGAAAAAGCATCTGGTAGGGATGTATGATGAAATAAACAGTTTTGTTTCATTTGTGAAGGATGCCTCGGAAGGCGGATCATCAAGGGAGATGGCCTTTGTTCTGGTGGGCGAACCCGGCAATGGTAAGACTTTTTTTGTGGAATATCTTTGTGCAAGATACAGGGAATTTTTAAGTATTCCTCAAAATAGGAAGTATACATTCAGGTATATTAATCTGGATCAGATTGGTGGGTATGGTAAAATTAATTTTATTGAATCCCAGACCTATGAAGACCCTATGATCCTGGCCATGAGTCTGAGCGAGATAAAGGACGAGTCAAAAGAGCTTTTTGCAAAGAAATTTAAATTTACTGACGGTCAGATAGATGACCTGTATGATAAATATCGTCCTTTGGGAGCCTGTTCTGCTTATATCCTAAATCAGATCCGGGAACATTGTGACAATGATATTAACAAGATGTTGTCATTTGTTGAAATTACGCCGGTCCCCTTGATTGAAAGCCTTGGAACGATTACAGGTAAATATCCGGCCAAGGATAAGATTACCTCATCTGCCGTGGACCTTATGGGGGAAGAATCCATTCAAAGACTGCTTCATATTTCCGATTCCAATAATCCATATCGGTTCGATTTAAGAAGAGGAGCACTGGCAAGGGTCGCAGGCGGCGGCATTCATTTCAGCGATGAAATTTATAAAAACAAGAAAGATCTGGTACAGGTGTATCTCGGGGTAATCCAAAACCGGATGATTGAAATGGACGGATTTAAATGGCCCATTGATACGTTGATTATTGCCACCAGTAATAATTCCGAATTTGATTCGTTTCTTTCCGAAAGAGAAGAAGCGCCTATTGTCGACCGTTGCAGAATCTGTTATGTGGCCCATAATACGGATTACAAAATTCAGAAAACCTTGACAGAGTATGCCATTGGTACTGATACAAAACGGTCCCTTGATTCAAAAATACTGCATCATGACCCGAATTTAAATTATGCAGCATCCATTGGTGTTGTCCTGACTAGATTGCCCAGATCAGACAAGTTAACTCCAGTGGAAATTATGAAGCTGGCAGCAGGAGAGATCGCCGGAGAAAAAAGCCTTAAAACCCTTGCTGAGCTGATTGATTCTTTAAACCAGGATACGGATATCACCAAAAGATTTGGGCAAAAAGGCCTTGGACAGCGAAATCTTGGCCGGGCTGTACAGCTTTTGTTGGAAAGTTCTGAAACCAATGAAGGCCAATGTATGTTTGCTCTGGATATTTTCAATGCTCTTGAAAGAACGGTACTGGATTATGTTCAGGAACCTGCCGACCGTGCAAAGTTCAAGGAGGATTTGAAAATTGCAAGAGGGCTGTACCGTGAAAGAATTATGACAGAGATGTTCAATGCCTACATGGATGAACCGCTGGCAATAAAAAAAGATGTGATGAACTATGTAAATATGATCATTGGTGTTGATGCGGAATATCTTGGTCCTGATATGATGTGGAAGTATAAAGATCCCCAGACCGGCGAACTAAAAGCTCTTAAAATAGATGAAAGATATATTAAAAATGTTGAAGAGCGGCTTGGTTTGAAAACCGAAGAGCAAAGAGCATCTTTTAGAAATTCTATTAGAAAGATTTATGGACAGAAACTGTCTGTGGATGCAAACTATGATTTTATGGACAACCTGGAACTGGTCAAGGCAATTACAGATGTAAGGCTTAAATCAGATATTGCCGGTGCCGGTTCATTAATTGGCGCTCTTGCCAACAGAACCAACGAAGAAAATCAAAAACTTTATGATAGAATGATTTATACCATGAATGAAAAACTTGGGTATTGCAGAACTTGTGCCCAGAAAACCATTGAATATTTCTGCAGTCAAGAGGATGATAAATAG